In Oryza sativa Japonica Group chromosome 2, ASM3414082v1, the following are encoded in one genomic region:
- the LOC107276870 gene encoding zinc finger BED domain-containing protein RICESLEEPER 2-like gives MGIDAEGRVTVGKYVFDQEVARKELALMICLHEYPLSIVDHVGFRRFCGALQPLFKVMTRNTIRKDIIDLFGVNKISISNYFHKLQSRVAITTDLWTATHQKKGYMAITAHFIDDEWKLKSFLLRFIYVPAPHTADLISEIIYEVLADWNLESRLSTITLDNCSTNDKLMENLLGTMLDKLPADTLMLNGSLLHMRCCAHILNLIVKDGMTILDKIIEKVRESVSFWTATPKRHEKFEKQAQQINVKYEKVIALDCKTRWNSTYLMLSTAVLYQDVFTKLGTREKMYTPYCPSNDDWKFARELCDRLKIFYDATEAFSGSKYCTANLFFPKACGIYLAMRKWSTSADPNIITMTKLMSAKYEKYWKDVHGILAIASVLDPRYKLHMLNAMFIQIYGEEVALRKVNAVKEDLYKLVLQYQNHVEEGVGTSDGVNASSSVAPPGGFDLVDDIFDQYMSGQTVASSSQIRTELDLYLEEKPLPRTQDFDIINWWKFGGIRYPTLRQIARDILAIPITTVASESAFSTGGRVITPNRNQLKPDLVEALMCVQAWGRADMLAEIANKTNALNTVLDDESESEASTVTEA, from the exons ATGGGAATAGATGCAGAAGGGAGGGTTACCGTAGGGAAATATGTCTTTGATCAAGAGGTTGCTAGGAAAGAACTTGCACTGATGATATGCCTCCATGAGTACCCACTTTCTATTGTAGACCATGTTGGTTTTCGTAGGTTTTGTGGTGCATTGCAACCTTTGTTCAAGGTTATGACCAGAAACACAATTAGGAAGGATATTATTGACTTGTTTGGGGTTAACAAGATTTCTATCAGTAATTATTTTCACAAGCTTCAGAGCCGTGTGGCCATTACTACTGATTTATGGACAGCAACTCATCAAAAGAAAGGATACATGGCAATCACCGCTCACTTCATCGATGATGAATGGAAATTGAAGAGTTTTCTTTTGAG GTTTATTTATGTACCAGCACCTCATACCGCTGATCTTATAAGTGAAATTATTTATGAGGTTCTTGCTGATTGGAACTTGGAGAGTAGGCTGTCTACTATCACACTTGACAACTGCAGCACCAATGACAAGTTAATGGAGAACCTATTGGGGACAATGCTAGATAAGTTGCCTGCTGATACTCTTATGTTAAATGGTTCATTGCTGCATATGCGTTGTTGTGCAcatattttgaatttgattgtGAAAGATGGAATGACTATCCTAGATAAAATCATTGAGAAGGTTCGTGAGAGTGTTTCATTTTGGACAGCAACACCAAAGAGACATGAGAAATTTGAAAAACAGGCCCAACAAATAAATGTTAAGTATGAGAAAGTAATTGCCCTTGATTGCAAAACTAGATGGAATTCTACTTATCTCATGCTTAGCACTGCAGTTTTGTATCAAGATGTCTTTACAAAACTTGGAACTCGTGAAAAAATGTATACTCCTTATTGTCCATCAAATGATGATTGGAAGTTTGCTAGGGAGCTTTGTGATAGATTGAAGATTTTTTATGATGCAACAGAGGCTTTTTCTGGTAGTAAGTATTGTACTGCAAATCTTTTCTTTCCTAAGGCTTGTGGTATTTATTTGGCTATGAGAAAATGGTCAACTAGTGCTGATCCAAACATTATAACAATGACTAAATTGATGTCAGCCAAATATGAGAAGTATTGGAAGGATGTGCATGGTATTTTGGCTATTGCTAGTGTTTTGGATCCTAGATATAAACTTCATATGTTGAATGCTATGTTTATACAAATCTATGGAGAAGAGGTGGCACTAAGAAAAGTTAATGCTGTGAAAGAAGACTTGTATAAGTTAGTGCTACAAtaccaaaatcatgttgaggaGGGTGTTGGAACTTCAGATGGAGTTAATGCTTCTTCAAGTGTTGCCCCTCCAGGGGGATTTGATTTGgtggatgatatatttgatcAGTATATGTCTGGACAAACTGTTGCCTCTTCCTCACAGATTCGCACTGAGTTAGATTTGTATTTGGAAGAGAAACCGTTGCCTAGGACACAAGATTTTGATATTATCAATTGGTGGAAGTTTGGGGGCATTAGGTACCCAACTTTGAGACAGATTGCCCGGGACATTTTGGCAATCCCTATTACAACAGTAGCATCTGAATCAGCATTTAGTACTGGTGGGAGGGTGATAACTCCAAATCGTAATCAGCTTAAACCTGATCTTGTGGAGGCACTTATGTGTGTGCAAGCATGGGGTCGTGCTGATATGTTAG CTGAAATTGCTAACAAGACCAATGCATTGAACACGGTACTTGACGATGAATCAGAATCG GAAGCATCTACTGTCACTGAAGCTTGA
- the LOC107276635 gene encoding uncharacterized protein has translation MAAPPNVASPPPPPPLQPRAAPSPRSRRARLSPGPAPPARHYGVRRVGHGAPAPAPPPPRHPVVLRPPLQPRAAAPLPLARRDRRARLCRRGHRARPCRLFESPEREEAAATAGAPPAPDRAPPLQRSTGRGRRRSTKALRKSGPLEGKLLQSSIRAYQGPPAAEKPSGAPPAATPPARNTGRLGLSDREADDALNDIDLAMARQLPVVDTTVQKEEEEKEKEKEKEEEEDDDDDEEGELLSHVSRRKNPLRSRIDGYISMLLCRKGSLTCFSDVNNRTDLPTLVNHQKFSMEFAPDHYCLPGLRGIISSNFLILVSKYSEFRAVHGDGECFYRSFIISYLEQVLDREDTDEEQRLLAALEIEVKPMAMQIDYPEWATAFSWGHEVISHLLCIYLFIFLIETSL, from the exons ATGGCCGCGCCACCCAACGTCGCgagtccacctccacctccaccgctgcagccgagggcggcgccgtcgcctcgcagccgccgcgcccgcctcaGCCCCGGCCCGGCACCACCCGCCCGCCATTATGGCGTCCGCCGCGTTGGCCATGGGGCTCCAgctccagcgccgccaccgccgcggcacCCGGTGGTGCTTCGACCGCCGCTGCAGCCCAGGGCGGCGGCTCCGCTGCCTCTCGCCCGCCGCGACCGCCGCgcccgcctctgccgccgcggccaccgcgccCGCCCCTGCCGCCTCTTCGAGAgcccggagagggaggaggccgcggcgacggccggggcGCCACCGGCACCGGATCGAGCTCCGCCGCTGCAGCGGTCGAccggaaggggaagaagaaggtcGACGAAG GCGCTAAGGAAGTCTGGTCCCCTTGAAGGGAAGTTACTCCAGAGCAGCATTCGTGCGTATCAAGGGCCCCCCGCCGCCGAGAAACCatccggcgcgccgccggcagCAACACCCCCCGCCCGCAACACCGGCCGTCTGGGGCTCTCCGACCGTGAGGCAGATGATGCCTTGAACGATATCGACCTGGCGATG GCCAGGCAGCTACCTGTTGTTGATACCACTGTtcagaaggaggaggaagagaaggagaaagagaaggagaaggaggaggaggaggatgatgacgacgatgaggagGGGGAGCTGCTGTCGCACGTTTCCAGGAGAAAGAACCCACTCCGGAGTAGAATTGATGGCTACATCAGCATG CTTTTATGTAgaaaaggaagtctaacgtgtTTCTCCGATGTGAATAACAGAACAGACCTGCCAACTCTTGTGAATCACCAG AAATTTTCCATGGAATTTGCTCCTGACCATTATTGTCTACCGGGTTTGCGGGGAAttatttcttcaaattttctgATCCTTGTTAGCAAGTATTCAGAATTTAGGGCAGTGCATGGAGATGGGGAATGTTTCTACAGGAGCTTCATAATTTCCTATCTG GAGCAAGTCCTTGACAGGGAGGACACAGATGAGGAACAACGCCTCCTTGCTGCCCTTGAAATTGAAGTTAAACCAATGGCTATGCAAATTGATTATCCTGAATGGGCAACTGCATTTTCCTGGGGCCACGAAGTAATCAGTCACCTTCTATgtatttatttgtttatctttCTTATAGAAACAAGCTTGTAA
- the LOC4329500 gene encoding uncharacterized protein, whose protein sequence is MAMGDDYSKARQALAVSAHECSLVDAVSSAATPPTADDGEGHAAGFFEGFVLGGIRVDSVRPGLVDCSFTVPSRLTDRSGCLAAGAVVSLVDEVGSAASIADGRPVKVSTDMSVSFVSLAQARPGDRLRITARALGHKGAYSATHVLISNAATGEVVAEGRHSLFGRMKVVSTSTATATSKL, encoded by the exons ATGGCCATGGGGGATGACTACTCCAAGGCGAGGCAAGCCCTGGCGGTGAGCGCCCACGAGTGCTCGCTGGTGGACGCGGTCTCCTCCGCGGCCACGCCGCCGACCGCGGACGACGGGGAGGGGCACGCGGCGGGCTTCTTCGAGGGCTTCGTGCTGGGCGGGATCCGCGTGGACAGCGTCCGCCCGGGCCTCGTCGACTGCTCCTTCACCGTCCCCTCCAGGCTCACC GATCGGAGCGGGTGCCTGGCCGCGGGCGCGGTGGTGTCGCTGGTGGACGAGGTGGGGTCGGCGGCCTCCATCGCCGACGGGCGCCCCGTCAAGGTCTCCACCGACATGTCCGTCTCCTTCGTCTCCCTCGCGCAGGCCCGCCCCGGCGACCGCCTGCGGATCACGGCCAGGGCGCTCGGCCACAAGGGGGCGTACTCCGCCACCCACGTCCTCATCTCcaacgccgccaccggcgaggtcgtcgccgagGGCAGGCACTCCCTCTTCGGCAGGATGAAGGtcgtctccacctccaccgccaccgccaccagcaAGCTGTGA
- the LOC107280173 gene encoding uncharacterized protein, protein MAAAETELGDLSQKVVNLTSNLNNILGSLTKLETWIPAVDVGIQGLNNVVEEISARVTKLESMLATATFAAAQTPVGPDNVENHQGNASKALVAHERTLVKGKSRLPISPVNFDLGEASVQSQFSSRSSSPRLPKTNFPRFDGDNPKLWKKNSEKYFDMYQVPYDSWANFATLHFVGNAALWLQTYEALHSVETWPELCVVVHNKFGKDKYQEHLEELESLRQTSGVDAYYSKFEELMHRVLVYNQAFDETYFVTKFVGGLKTEIKAAIKLHKPRTVDAALSLAKTQEDLALEIKKGGQKSTYKEGFKSTAFRVNYQGKGILGQAPDDTTKTEEKPKWEDCFESLKAARKAKGECFKCGEKWGPGHKCPKYVQLHVLEELLEVFQLREDDEVCQNEEAESSEEELVVSECVVSGTMGKKTIRLQGLIQNHEVLILIDSGSSNSFISQQLVEKLGLAVTDIPLSQVIIADGGVMQCDKLAIGVEWWCQGHSFTNDLKVLKLGGYDIILGMDWLEHHSPMWIHWQRKKLRFTYQGKRINLVGVKENLSDCKSVTSKQLKGMLKTGAVSQVVQLCSIAEESLETELPPTISAVLKEFQEQFKAPSGLPPHRSFDHSIPLLSGSKPVNVKPYRYAPKQKDEIERQVKEMLLQGIIKPSSSPFASPVLLVKKKDGTWRFCVDYRGLNDITVKNKYPMLVVDELLDELSGAQWFTKLDLRSGYHQIRLVQQDEHKTTFKTHQELYEFRVMPFGLTNAPASFQGLMNTIFDKMIRRNVLVFVDDILVYSKTLEEHVQHLREVFAVLQQHKLFVKASKCSFAKQQLEYLGHIIGAQGVATDPSEVHAVQDWLVPRNLKQLRGFLGLTSYYRKFIKNYGIMTRPLTALLKKGVPFKWAELQQQAFSQVKWAMVQAPVLALPDFSQEFIVETDACDKGIGAVLLQNGHPIAYLSKALGVKAQALFTYEKECLAILMAVNKWRAYLQNNEFVIQTNHKSLTHLGEQKLTTSMQHKAFIKLMGLQYKIRYKQGAENRVADALSRRDADEELSAISVGRPKWLESVVDWYDQDEEAKQLLAQLIINLVGVEHFTLTNGVIRF, encoded by the coding sequence atggcggcggcggaaactGAGTTGGGAGATCTGAGTCAGAAGGTGGTGAATCTCACAAGCAACCTCAACAACATCCTGGGATCACTCACCAAGCTGGAGACATGGATTCCGGCGGTTGATGTGGGAATTCAAGGTTTGAACAATGTGGTGGAGGAGATCTCAGCAAGGGTGACGAAGCTGGAGAGCATGCTAGCGACGGCGACGTTCGCGGCGGCTCAAACGCCCGTAGGACCCGACAATGTTGAGAATCACCAGGGCAACGCATCCAAAGCCCTTGTGGCTCATGAGCGAACCCTGGTCAAGGGTAAGTCTCGGTTGCCGATTTCCCCCGTCAATTTCGATTTGGGTGAAGCGTCTGTGCAGAGTCAGTTTAGCAGTCGATCCAGTAGCCCTAGATTGCCAAAAACTAATTTCCCAAGGTTTGATGGAGATAACCCAAAACTGTGGAAGAAGAACTCTGAAAAATACTTTGATATGTACCAAGTTCCCTATGATAGttgggcaaattttgctactcTGCACTTTGTGGGTAATGCTGCACTGTGGTTGCAAACTTATGAGGCTTTGCATAGTGTTGAGACTTGGCCTGAACTTTGTGTAGTAGTGCATAATAAGTTTGGGAAAGATAAATATCAGGAGCACTTAGAGGAGTTAGAGAGTCTTAGGCAAACCAGTGGGGTTGATGCATATTATAGCAAATTTGAGGAGTTGATGCACAGAGTCTTAGTGTATAATCAGGCTTTTGATGAGACATATTTTGTTACCAAATTTGTGGGTGGCCTTAAAACTGAAATCAAAGCAGCAATCAAGCTGCATAAACCTAGAACTGTTGATGCGGCTTTGTCTCTTGCTAAAACGCAGGAAGATTTGGCGTTGGAGATAAAGAAAGGAGGTCAGAAGTCCACTTATAAGGAAGGATTTAAATCAACAGCTTTCAGGGTAAACtaccaaggcaaaggtatacTGGGACAAGCTCCTGATGACACCACCAAGACAGAAGAAAAGCCAAAGTGGGAGGATTGCTTTGAGTCTCTCAAGGCTGCCAGAAAAGCAAAGGGAGAATGTTTTAAGTGTGGTGAGAAATGGGGACCAGGTCACAAATGTCCAAAATATGTCCAACTTCATGTCCTTGAGGAATTATTGGAAGTGTTTCAACTTCGTGAGGATGACGAGGTGTGTCAGAATGAAGAGGCTGAGAGTAGTGAAGAGGAACTTGTTGTCTCAGAATGTGTTGTGTCTGGAACTATGGGAAAGAAGACCATCAGGTTGCAAGGATTGATACAGAATCATGAAGTTCTGATTCTCATTGATTCAGGAAGCTCCAACAGTTTCATTTCTCAACAGTTGGTGGAAAAGTTGGGGTTGGCTGTTACAGATATTCCTTTATCTCAGGTGATAATTGCGGATGGTGGGGTTATGCAGTGTGATAAGTTGGCTATAGGGGTGGAGTGGTGGTGTCAAGGACACAGTTTCACAAATGACCTTAAGGTTCTGAAACTGGGTGGTTATGATATCATTTTGGGAATGGACTGGTTGGAGCATCATAGTCCAATGTGGATACATTGGCAGAGGAAAAAGCTTAGGTTTACATACCAGGGAAAGAGAATTAATCTAGTTGGGGTGAAGGAAAATTTGTCTGATTGTAAATCTGTCACTTCCAAGCAGTTGAAAGGAATGCTTAAGACTGGAGCAGTTTCCCAAGTGGTTCAGTTATGCTCAATTGCTGAAGAAAGTTTGGAGACTGAACTACCCCCAACTATTAGTGCAGTCTTGAAGGAATTTCAAGAACAGTTCAAGGCACCTTCAGGACTACCACCTCACAGGAGTTTTGACCATAGCATACCTTTACTGTCAGGATCTAAACCAGTCAATGTTAAACCCTACAGATATGCtcccaagcaaaaggatgagaTAGAGAGGCAGGTTAAGGAAATGTTGCTCCAGGGCATCATTAAACCCAGCTCAAGCCCATTTGCTTCTCCTGTGTTGCTGGTGAAAAAGAAGGATGGGACTTGGAGATTTTGTGTGGATTACAGAGGTTTGAACGATATTACAGTGAAGAATAAATATCCAATGCTAGTGGTAGATGAGTTGCTTGATGAATTATCAGGGGCTCAATGGTTCACAAAGTTAGACCTCAGATCGGGTTACCACCAAATTCGGTTGGTCCAGCAGGATGAACATAAAACCACCTTTAAGACTCATCAAGAATTGTATGAATTCAGAGTAATGCCTTTCGGATTGACTAATGCACCAGCTTCTTTCCAAGGACTCATGAACACAATCTTTGACAAAATGATCAGAAGGAATGTGCTGGTATTTGTGGATGACATACTAGTTTACAGTAAAACTCTCGAGGAACATGTGCAACATTTGAGGGAAGTCTTTGCAGTTCTGCAGCAACACAAATTGTTTGTCAAGGCAAGCAAatgttcatttgctaaacaacaGTTGGAATACTTGGGACACATAATTGGAGCTCAAGGTGTGGCCACAGATCCTTCCGAGGTACATGCTGTTCAAGATTGGCTAGTTCCAAGGAATCTCAAACAGCTAAGGGGTTTTTTGGGACTGACAAGCTATTACAGGAAGTTCATAAAAAATTATGGAATTATGACCAGACCCTTAACTGCATTGCTCAAGAAAGGGGTGCCTTTCAAGTGGGCTGAATTGCAACAACAGGCATTTAGTCAAGTTAAGTGGGCTATGGTTCAAGCACCTGTGTTGGCTTTACCAGATTTTTCCCAGGAATTTATTGTGGAAACTGATGCTTGTGATAAAGGAATTGGGGCTGTGCTACTTCAGAATGGGCACCCAATTGCTTATTTGAGTAAAGCTTTAGGGGTTAAAGCTCAAGCATTGTTCACTTATGAGAAAGAGTGTCTTGCAATATTGATGGCAGTTAACAAATGGAGAGCTTATTTACAGAACAATGAATTTGTTATACAGACTAACCACAAGAGTCTTACACATTTGGGGGAACAGAAATTGACTACTAGCATGCAACACAAAGCATTCATCAAGTTGATGGGTTTGCAATATAAGATCAGATATAAACAAGGGGCAGAAAACAGGGTGGCTGATGCCTTATCTAGGAGGGATGCAGATGAGGAGTTGTCGGCAATCTCTGTTGGAAGACCTAAATGGTTGGAATCTGTGGTTGATTGGTATGATCAAGATGAGGAGGCAAAACAGTTGCTGGCTCAACTGATAATCAATCTAGTAGGGGTAGAACATTTCACCTTGACTAATGGAGTAATCAGGTTCTAG